From Juglans regia cultivar Chandler chromosome 6, Walnut 2.0, whole genome shotgun sequence, the proteins below share one genomic window:
- the LOC108985292 gene encoding uncharacterized protein LOC108985292 — translation MAAVDGSSGRPSFADLVAAIPQPIPEMTHAPRPLKMVEGEVYFQFTKEEITRSAEPFRYSVVLKFLKNRPSLDAVRAFIHSRWGLTAIPVVSSMRRPRNVFVCMANEVDFTQALSQEVCEINGNFYCAFRWSPDFNEDAAPSRVPVWVTLPGLPPNFYQEAFLNILMAPIGSFIRRDNPTRCATRTDGACLCVAVDAAKPLLSHFWIGAPGLPSSRKQEIIYETLPAYCSSCNMQGHNARTCNPGKVENIMRMEHETEDAGVGKVTEAADVDQVQLVPETEDLSMQLVDQMV, via the exons atggcagccgttGATGGTAGCTCCGGTCGGCCTTCCTTTGCCGATTTGGTGGCTGCTATCCCTCAACCCATACCTGAGATGACCCATGCTCCCAGACCTCTGAAGATGGTGGAAGGAGAGGTATATTTCCAATTCACTAAAGAAGAGATTACACGTTCGGCGGAGCCTTTCCGCTATTCGGTAGTGCTTAAGTTTCTAAAGAATAGACCTTCGCTGGATGCTGTGAGGGCTTTCATTCACAGTCGTTGGGGTCTTACGGCCATTCCTGTTGTATCATCCATGAGGAGGCCTCGTAACGTCTTCGTATGCATGGCTAATGAAGTTGATTTCACCCAAGCATTATCGCAGGAGGTTTGTGAGATTAATGGAAACTTTTATTGTGCATTCAGATGGTCACCAGATTTTAATGAGGATGCAGCGCCTTCTAGGGTCCCAGTATGGGTTACCTTGCCGGGTCTccctccaaacttttatcaagaagCTTTCTTGAACATACTGATGGCACCTATTGGAAGTTTCATCCGCCGTGACAATCCGACTCGGTGCGCAACAAGAACGGATGGTGCATGCTTATGTGTGGCAGTTGATGCTGCAAAACCTCTGCTGtctcatttctggattggagcGCCTGGGCTACCTTCCAGTCGAAAGCAGGAAATTATCTATGAAACGCTCCCGGCATACTGCTCTTCTTGTAATATGCAGGGTCATAACGCAAGGACTTGTAATCCTGGGAAGGTTG AAAATATTATGAGGATGGAGCACGAAACAGAGGATGCTGGGGTGGGCAAGGTGACGGAGGCAGCAGATGTAGATCAGGTGCAGTTGGTCCCTGAGACGGAAGACTTGTCAATGCAGTTGGTAGATCAAATGGTGTAG